One window from the genome of Helicoverpa armigera isolate CAAS_96S chromosome 4, ASM3070526v1, whole genome shotgun sequence encodes:
- the Grip gene encoding glutamate receptor-interacting protein 1 isoform X4, which translates to MFSNFKLPLLKKSSKEEPLYCYGSVKTKPPKTPTLSRVKRHQRRRSEPGIVPSIVGFTKDSVAHESDRLAPGDRICSVNGISTARLTNDEVLRLLDNVEERASLEVEYYMPNYASQNSLYITTKLAEVPVEKINGSLGITIRGGLPENSAPSADLVLNSRSLDAQPLVVTHVRPGGAAYNTSRIKPGDRLLKVDHVSLTNKTLSEVHNILQNCPQVTSLTIEYDVSIMESVKLATGPLLIEIERPCNEDLGLFLTNQRCSDDVYSSGSDTYQRVGTCNAIYIDSILPASISDRCGALHPGDQILAFDDHVIDGNNYTAEEVMCYLENCEGGFTRLHVAPRHVVGHCGRYTRENSISGTSTLNAKKHRQRNYRQSSMPKLGLQDDYDSQQNYMSMGVCRTESLNIQLEVPPGQSSGLAVHEENSMLVISHVASQSPAYRSGCLQIRDRVMSINGHENLTVDVANEILQRRNDSHNPKYLTLNVEFSMPNTIEASSGVFNVKLAKTTAGLGVTITDTTLSAAQSGCVSQTDVHKACHGCKQKLLSNEEPMVISDIKPGSVAHRSGALAPGDQLLAINGQPLHNLSLDTAFNILQNSPEDIITLKIRKRDLTEDWSNIHKHNAKLTLQSFSNIETKAVVHSGEDSGHHTESPNNSAKESERSHGSNENGNAVFTIELIKQENGPLGLTIAGSEDVTQPILLSGLVEGGVAEKCGKLAIGDELLTINGESVLNKPLSEAIKLLQQSGQRVHLQLCRKVTGSETESSARDSSHSTSSPGLSNDSAVESWDQNTPVRTSANCVYVIGNSEVIEYAVPDKTRMMDKQPYSPTDEDKLMASNFNSAAPYSINDLPLPNYSLNNSLKTFHYENTCIIPENTLKNKTNITREDDVQQIEILTTNMKDCQLHNMERASCKCDYVQMGPYGIVSPKTRRPNWDSDYLNNGIYTVTTPQKSPMKPGVPGTSFQFSTSPIYENEVPGLYSTEAVSPARGSVHHVILYKDAIYDDYGFSVSDGLYERGVYINRIRKGGPADIVGLLRPYDRILQVNGTRTVDYDCCLTVPLIASAGDRLEIVVQRLVTSRELRNQRLDDSSSPSDSSIVTKTI; encoded by the exons GGCGTTCAGAACCAGGCATCGTACCTTCAATAGTGGGCTTCACAAAGGACTCGGTGGCCCACGAGTCGGACCGGCTGGCTCCCGGAGACAGGATCTGCAGCGTCAACGGCATATCAACAGCCAGGCTCACCAATGATGAAGTGCTTCGACTGCTGGACAATGTCGAGGAAAGGGCCTCGCTGGAGGTCGAATATTATATGCCTAATTATG CTTCACAAAATTCCCTGTACATTACAACGAAGTTAGCAGAAGTTCCTGTGGAAAAAATCAACGGGTCCCTTGGTATTACCATTCGTGGTGGTCTACCGGAGAACTCTGCTCCAAGTGCTGATCTGGTGCTGAACAGCCGGTCTTTGGATGCGCAGCCGTTGGTGGTGACCCATGTCAGGCCTGGTGGGGCTGCGTATAACACTTCTAGGATAAAACCTGGGGATAGACTGTTGAAGGTTGATCAC GTATCCCTAACCAACAAAACGCTATCAGAAGTCCACAACATACTGCAAAACTGTCCTCAAGTAACTAGCCTCACGATAGAATACGACGTTTCCATAATGGAGTCAGTCAAGTTGGCCACAGGACCCCTCCTCATAGAGATAGAGAGACCTTGCAACGAAGACTTGGGGCTGTTCCTGACTAACCAGAGGTGTTCTGACGATGTCTACAGTTCCGGGTCTGATACTTACCAAAGAGTTGGGACGTGTAACGCTATTTATATCGATAGTATTTTGCCTGCTAGTATTAGTGACAG ATGTGGTGCTCTCCACCCTGGAGACCAGATCCTGGCGTTTGATGACCACGTGATCGACGGCAACAACTACACAGCTGAAGAAGTGATGTGCTACCTGGAGAACTGTGAGGGGGGGTTCACCAGGCTGCACGTGGCACCTCGCCATGTGGTCGGACACTGTGGGAGATATACTAGAG AAAATTCAATATCGGGTACATCAACGCTAAACGCCAAGAAACACCGTCAGAGAAACTACAGGCAAAGCTCGATGCCCAAACTAGGTTTACAAGACGATTACG ATAGTCAACAAAACTACATGAGCATGGGAGTATGTAGAACAGAGTCGTTGAACATACAACTGGAAGTGCCTCCAGGACAGAGCTCAGGGTTAGCAGTGCATGAAGAGAATTCGATGCTGGTGATATCCCATGTGGCTTCGCAATCACCAGCGTATAG GTCGGGCTGCCTGCAAATCCGAGACCGTGTGATGTCGATCAACGGCCATGAGAACTTAACAGTTGATGTCGCAAACGAGATCCTGCAGCGAAGAAATGATTCCCATAACCCGAAGTATTTGACCTTGAATGTGGAGTTCAGTATGCCGAATACCATCGAAGCATCTAGTGGGGTCTTCAATGTTAAGCTGGCGAAGACCACTGCGGGATTAGGGGTTACTATTACAG ATACAACGCTAAGCGCTGCGCAGTCAGGCTGCGTTAGCCAAACAGACGTGCATAAGGCATGTCACG GGTGCAAACAAAAGCTGCTTAGCAACGAAGAGCCTATGGTGATTTCTGACATCAAACCAGGGTCTGTAGCTCATCGAAGTGGAGCTCTCGCGCCAGGAGACCAGCTCTTAGCCATCAATGGACAGCCACTGCATAATTTATCACTG GACACAGCCTTCAACATCCTCCAAAACTCACCAGAAGACATAATCACTCTAAAGATCCGCAAACGAGATCTCACAGAAGACTGGTCGAACATACACAAGCATAACGCTAAATTAACTCTACAGAGCTTTAGCAATATCGAAACCAAAGCTGTGGTACATAGTGGTGAAGACTCTGGTCATCATACTGAGAGTCCTAATAATAGTGCTAAAGAAAGTGAGAGGAGTCATGGTAGCAATGAAAATGGTAATGCTGTGTTTACTATTGAGCTGATTAAGCAAGAAAATGGACCGCTTGGGCTGACTATTGCGGGCAGTGAGGATGTGACGCAACCTATTTTGTTGAGTGGACTTGTTGAAG GTGGTGTGGCTGAAAAATGTGGTAAACTAGCAATAGGTGATGAACTACTTACTATCAACGGTGAGAGTGTTCTTAACAAACCGTTGTCTGAAGCAATCAAATTGCTACAACAAAGTGGACAGAGAGTACACCTGCAACTGTGTAGGAAAGTGACCG GTTCGGAGACAGAATCCAGTGCGCGCGACTCCAGTCACTCGACATCAAGTCCGGGATTATCAAATGACAGCGCCGTCGAGTCGTGGGATCAGAACACTCCCGTACGAACTAGCGCTAACTGTG tttatgtCATAGGTAACTCCGAGGTCATAGAGTATGCAGTCCCAGACAAGACAAGAATGATGGACAAGCAACCTTATTCCCCGACTGACGAAGACAAGCTCATGGCATCAAACTTCAATTCAGCAGCACCATACAGCATCAACGACCTGCCTTTACCAAATTACTCATTGAATAACTCTTTGAAGACTTTCCACTATGAGAACACATGTATCATTCCTGAGAACACACTaaagaacaaaacaaatataacaagaGAAGATGATGTACAGCAAATAGAAATACTTACAACAAACATGAAAGATTGTCAACTGCATAACATGGAGAGAGCGTCTTGCAAATGCGATTACGTCCAAATGGGTCCTTACGGGATTGTGTCGCCCAAAACTAGAAGACCGAATTGGGATAGTGATTACTTGAATAATGGAATTTACACCGTGACAACGCCACAGAAATCACCAATGAAACCTGGAGTACCCGGAACCAGTTTTCAATTCTCGACCAGTCCAATTTACGAAAACGAAGTTCCAg GGCTCTACAGCACTGAAGCAGTATCACCCGCCAGAGGTTCCGTCCACCACGTGATTCTATACAAGGATGCTATTTATGATGACTATGGCTTCTCAGTGTCAGACGGCCTTTATGAACGAGGAGTGTACATTAATAGGATTCGTAAGGGTGGGCCAGCTGATATTGTGGGTCTGTTGAGGCCTTATGATAGGATTTTGCAg